GATAAAGGGAACGGGCGGCGCCCAGTGGCTTACCGTGCCGGTCTTTCAAAGGCACGGGCAGAGGATCAGCGAGGTCGCGATCAACAATACCGACAAATGGCAAAAAAAGCATGTCATGGCCGTGCTCTCCTGCTATGGAAAGGCCCCCTTTTTCGGCGAGTATTTCGGGGCCTTTGAAGAGCTCCTCTCGAGGCCCTGGGAGGGGCTCTCATCCCTCAACATGGAGACTGTGAGGCTTATCGCCTCGATCCTCAAGATCGAAACGGAATTTTACACCGCTTCGGAGCTGGGGGATTTTCCGGAAGAGAGGGACGGGCGTCTCGTTCAGATCGTCAAGGAGCTCGGCGCGGACACCTACCTCGCCGGCGCGGGGGGGAGGGAGTATATGGATACTGATATTTACGCCGACTCCGGGATAGAGGTCGTCTTTCAGGATTTCAAGCATCCCGCCTATCCCCAGCTCTTCGGAGAGTTTGTGCCGTATCTTTCTGTTGTGGACCTTATATTCAATGCGGGCAAATCGAGTCTTGATTACATTCGGGGGAATACATGAACATGAACATACTGGCGTTGGGGGCGCATCCGGACGACATAGAGTTCGGCTGTGCCGGAACCCTCGCGAAGTACGCGAGGAAGGGCCATGTTATATATTATATGATATTGACGAAGGGAGAGAGGGGCGGCGTCGGAAAGGTTAGGGCGAAGGAGCAGAAGGATGCCCAGTATACCGTATTGGCCAAGAAGATCTTCTGGGGGGAATTCGAGGACACCGCCCTTCCACCGCAAAAGGACCTGATAAAGGCGGTGGAGGACGTAATCATCGAGGTTAATCCTGATATGGTATTGGTGAACTACCACGAGGACACCCATCAGGATCACAGGGAGCTCGCCATGGCGCTGAATTCCTCCGCGAGACACATAAGGAACGTCCTATATTACGAGGTTCCCTCGACCCAGAATTTTTCGCCGACCGTTTTCGTGGACATCGAAAAATTTATGGACGTAAAGATGCAGGCGCTCATGGCCCATAAGTCCCAGATAATGAAGACCAACGTGGAGGGGATCTCGATTTTGGAGATCGCCCGCTCCCTGGCGAATTTTCGCGGGATACAGGCGAAGATGAAATACGCCGAGGCCTTCATGCCCCAGCGCTTGGCCATTAACGTCTGAAGTTGATATTAAAATGTCGATTGGATCGATAAATAAGGGCGGGAAGGGCAAGGGGATTATCCCCCACTCCCGGCCGTCCATAGACGAGGAAGACGCCTTAAGGGCGGCCGAGGTGATCAGGTCGGGGATGTTGACCGTGGGCGATGAGAGGGGAGCCTTCGAGAGGGCGTTTGAAAAGAGGATCGGGATATCCCCCGAAGGCGCCGTCTCGGTCGATTCCGGGACCGCCGCAATCCACCTGGCGCTTCTGGCGCTTAAGGTCGGGGTAAACGACAGGGTGATACTCCCCGCCTACTTGTGCGCGGCGCCCTTAAACGCCGTGAGATACGTGGGCGCGGCGCCGGTCCTCGCCGATGTAGATCCCGATACCGGGATTGCCGGCGAGAGAGAGTTTGCCGAGGCCCTTGAGTCGATTAAGGATGAGAGGGGGGGTAGGACGATTATTATAGCCGTCCACCCTTTCGGGAGATCGGCCCCGGTGGACGAGATCAAGTCTCTCGGCCCACCCGTAATCGAGGACTGCGCCCAGGCGACGGGGGGCGCGCTGAAGGGGAATCCCTTGGGAACCTTCGGCGACCTGTCGGTCTTCTCCTTTTACGCCACGAAGGTGATGACCACCGGCCGGGGGGGGATGGTCTGCTCGGAAAGCGAGGAGATCGCGTACAGGATTCGAGACCTCGTCAGATACGACGAGAGGGAGGAGGACGGGGTGAGGTTCAACTACGCGATGACCGAGTTTCAGGCGGCGCTCGGAAGGAGCCAGCTTAAGAGGCTCGATGCCTTCATCTCGAGGAGGAGGGAGATAACAGCCTACTACAGTGGGGAGTTCGAGAGGGCCTCGATTCCGATGCCCCGAAAGGCTCCTGTTGGGGACGACATAAATTTCCGCTTTATCGTAAAGGTAAGGGGGGCGGTCGATAAGGTAATAAAGGGGCTCAATAAAAGGGGGATAGGAGCGAGGAGGCCCGTCTTCAAGCCCCTGTATGAATACACAGGGGACGAGGAGCTCCCGGGGACGAAGTGGGCCTTCGATGAGGACGTCTCGATCCCCATATATCCCGCATTGACCGACGGCGAGATTGAGATGATTGCCTGGGCCGTAGTCGACGTGATGGCCGAGGTAAGACCATCGAAAGTCT
The nucleotide sequence above comes from Candidatus Zymogenus saltonus. Encoded proteins:
- a CDS encoding PIG-L family deacetylase, coding for MNMNILALGAHPDDIEFGCAGTLAKYARKGHVIYYMILTKGERGGVGKVRAKEQKDAQYTVLAKKIFWGEFEDTALPPQKDLIKAVEDVIIEVNPDMVLVNYHEDTHQDHRELAMALNSSARHIRNVLYYEVPSTQNFSPTVFVDIEKFMDVKMQALMAHKSQIMKTNVEGISILEIARSLANFRGIQAKMKYAEAFMPQRLAINV
- a CDS encoding WbqC family protein, which codes for MIVAIHQPQYLPWLGYFDKIDRADAFVFLDTVQFKKNEFQNRNRIKGTGGAQWLTVPVFQRHGQRISEVAINNTDKWQKKHVMAVLSCYGKAPFFGEYFGAFEELLSRPWEGLSSLNMETVRLIASILKIETEFYTASELGDFPEERDGRLVQIVKELGADTYLAGAGGREYMDTDIYADSGIEVVFQDFKHPAYPQLFGEFVPYLSVVDLIFNAGKSSLDYIRGNT
- a CDS encoding DegT/DnrJ/EryC1/StrS aminotransferase family protein, producing the protein MSIGSINKGGKGKGIIPHSRPSIDEEDALRAAEVIRSGMLTVGDERGAFERAFEKRIGISPEGAVSVDSGTAAIHLALLALKVGVNDRVILPAYLCAAPLNAVRYVGAAPVLADVDPDTGIAGEREFAEALESIKDERGGRTIIIAVHPFGRSAPVDEIKSLGPPVIEDCAQATGGALKGNPLGTFGDLSVFSFYATKVMTTGRGGMVCSESEEIAYRIRDLVRYDEREEDGVRFNYAMTEFQAALGRSQLKRLDAFISRRREITAYYSGEFERASIPMPRKAPVGDDINFRFIVKVRGAVDKVIKGLNKRGIGARRPVFKPLYEYTGDEELPGTKWAFDEDVSIPIYPALTDGEIEMIAWAVVDVMAEVRPSKV